The following are encoded together in the Deltaproteobacteria bacterium genome:
- a CDS encoding RNA-binding protein: MGKKIFVGNLSFDTTSADLESLFSQAGTCTSATVITDRDTGRSRGFGFVEMSSASEAQKAIAELNGRELQGRTLNVSEARERSGGGGGGGGGDRPRGGGGGFGGRRR; the protein is encoded by the coding sequence ATGGGTAAGAAGATCTTTGTTGGGAACCTGTCCTTCGACACGACGAGCGCCGACCTGGAGTCGCTGTTCTCGCAGGCAGGTACGTGCACGTCCGCCACGGTCATCACCGACCGAGACACCGGACGCTCGCGCGGCTTCGGCTTCGTCGAGATGAGCTCGGCGAGCGAAGCCCAGAAGGCGATCGCGGAGCTCAACGGGCGCGAGCTGCAGGGCCGGACGCTGAACGTCAGCGAGGCACGCGAGCGTTCGGGCGGCGGCGGCGGCGGTGGCGGCGGCGACCGGCCGCGCGGCGGCGGCGGCGGCTTCGGCGGTCGCCGGCGCTAG
- a CDS encoding alpha/beta hydrolase, protein MSFFAGWLTTELALHHLAWQALLTAAFVWAGALAAWPGVLGLAVTLGSWAGLARCYQVARRAEAVVEDALREGLGAPYREEILPAVREKFAPALDWRQILVPLPVWHRDVERVRDVTYARPGSVALELDVYRPRAASAGCPTLLQIHGGAWILGSKNEQGIPLMRHLASRGWVCVSANYRLSPRATFPDHLIDCKRAVQWIREHGAGYGANPDFLVVTGGSAGGHLAALVALTANDPEYQPGFESADTSVSGCVAFYGVYDFTNRSGAWLHQGLTRLLERRVMKVSLATAREAYEKASPIACITAGAPPFFVIHGTHDTMVPVAEARAFAHGLRGATGGPVVYAEIPGAQHAFDIFPSARSLFVIHGVERFLAHLYSRYLAARDGATGPDVLAVVGAPGSR, encoded by the coding sequence ATGAGCTTCTTCGCGGGCTGGCTGACCACCGAGCTCGCACTCCACCACCTCGCCTGGCAGGCGCTGCTGACGGCCGCGTTCGTGTGGGCGGGCGCCCTCGCCGCCTGGCCCGGCGTGCTCGGCCTGGCCGTCACGCTCGGGTCGTGGGCCGGGCTCGCCCGCTGCTATCAGGTGGCGCGCCGGGCCGAGGCCGTGGTCGAAGACGCGCTCCGCGAGGGCCTTGGCGCGCCGTACCGCGAGGAGATCCTGCCCGCGGTCCGGGAGAAGTTCGCCCCGGCCCTCGACTGGCGGCAGATCCTCGTGCCGCTCCCGGTCTGGCATCGCGACGTCGAGCGGGTGCGCGACGTCACCTACGCCCGGCCGGGCAGCGTGGCCCTAGAGCTCGACGTCTACCGCCCGCGTGCCGCGTCCGCCGGCTGCCCGACGCTGCTCCAGATCCACGGCGGCGCCTGGATCCTCGGCAGCAAGAACGAGCAGGGCATCCCGCTCATGCGCCACCTGGCGTCGCGCGGCTGGGTGTGCGTCAGCGCGAACTATCGCCTGAGCCCGCGCGCCACCTTTCCCGACCACCTGATCGACTGCAAGCGCGCCGTGCAGTGGATCCGCGAGCACGGCGCGGGCTACGGGGCCAACCCCGACTTCCTCGTGGTGACCGGCGGCTCGGCGGGCGGCCACCTGGCGGCCCTCGTGGCCCTCACCGCCAACGACCCCGAGTACCAGCCCGGCTTCGAGAGCGCGGACACGTCGGTCTCGGGCTGCGTGGCGTTCTACGGCGTCTACGACTTCACCAACCGCTCCGGCGCCTGGCTGCACCAGGGGCTCACCCGCCTGCTCGAGCGCCGCGTGATGAAGGTGTCGCTGGCGACCGCGCGCGAGGCGTACGAGAAGGCCTCCCCGATCGCGTGCATCACGGCCGGCGCCCCGCCCTTCTTCGTCATCCACGGCACGCACGACACGATGGTGCCGGTGGCGGAGGCACGCGCGTTCGCACATGGCCTGCGCGGCGCCACCGGCGGCCCCGTCGTCTACGCCGAGATCCCCGGCGCGCAGCACGCCTTCGATATCTTCCCTTCGGCGCGCAGCCTCTTCGTCATCCACGGCGTCGAGCGCTTTCTCGCCCACCTCTACAGCCGCTACCTGGCCGCCCGCGACGGCGCCACCGGCCCGGACGTCCTGGCGGTGGTGGGCGCGCCCGGCTCCCGATGA
- a CDS encoding enoyl-CoA hydratase (Catalyzes the reversible hydration of unsaturated fatty acyl-CoA to beta-hydroxyacyl-CoA), giving the protein MSAAEFGVDVALGADGVAWLVLRNPARRNAVRLEMWQAIPAAVRTLAADRTTRVLVMRGHGEEAFASGADISEFATHRRDAAAAAAYEETTAHAFEALLAVEQPVVAMIHGACVGGGLALAACADLRIAADDARLALPAARLGLGYHFSGVERLVRLVGPSAAAEIFFTARPYTAAEALRIGLVNQVVPKAELETFTTQYAGAIASNAPLTLRAAKRAIVESQRDPGARDLAAVRRAIAACFESSDYAEGVRAFSEKRAPRFRGD; this is encoded by the coding sequence ATGAGCGCCGCCGAGTTCGGGGTCGACGTCGCCCTGGGCGCGGACGGGGTGGCGTGGCTCGTGCTGCGCAACCCCGCACGCCGCAACGCCGTCCGCCTCGAGATGTGGCAGGCGATCCCCGCTGCCGTGCGCACGCTCGCCGCCGACCGCACCACGCGCGTGCTCGTCATGCGCGGTCACGGCGAGGAGGCGTTCGCCTCGGGCGCGGACATCTCGGAGTTCGCCACCCACCGGCGCGATGCCGCCGCGGCGGCCGCCTACGAGGAGACGACCGCGCACGCCTTCGAGGCGCTGCTCGCCGTCGAGCAGCCGGTGGTGGCGATGATCCACGGGGCGTGCGTCGGCGGCGGGCTCGCGCTTGCCGCCTGCGCCGATCTTCGCATCGCGGCAGACGACGCGCGGCTCGCGCTGCCCGCCGCCCGGCTCGGTCTCGGGTACCATTTCAGCGGCGTCGAGCGCCTCGTGCGCCTGGTCGGGCCGTCGGCCGCGGCCGAGATCTTCTTCACCGCGCGGCCGTACACGGCGGCCGAGGCGCTCCGGATCGGCCTCGTGAACCAGGTCGTGCCCAAGGCGGAGCTCGAGACGTTCACGACGCAGTACGCTGGTGCGATCGCGAGCAACGCGCCGCTCACGCTCCGCGCCGCCAAGCGCGCCATCGTGGAGAGCCAGCGCGATCCCGGCGCGCGCGACCTCGCCGCGGTCCGGCGCGCCATCGCGGCCTGCTTCGAGAGCAGCGACTACGCCGAGGGCGTGCGGGCGTTCAGCGAGAAGCGCGCACCCCGGTTCCGGGGCGACTGA
- a CDS encoding aldo/keto reductase — MVRRPFGWTGVPVPVIGQGTWNLERADRAEAVAALRRGLDAGMTHVDTAEMYGAGRVEELVGEAIAGRRDEVFLVSKVLPEHASFAGVLAACEASLRRLATDRLDLYLLHWASRHQIEQTIAGFERLVRDGKIRHYGVSNFDTGELERALALAGPDRIACNQVLYHLEERAIEHAVLPWCERHGMAVVAYSPFGSGRFPGARSPGGRLLAEIAQARGATPRQVALAFLVRRAGVSTIPKAARVEHALENAAAGELTLSAEEEARLDRAFPRGRPGRGVPVL; from the coding sequence GTGGTCCGCCGGCCTTTCGGCTGGACCGGCGTCCCGGTGCCGGTCATCGGGCAGGGCACCTGGAACCTGGAGCGCGCCGACCGCGCCGAGGCGGTGGCGGCCCTCCGGCGCGGCCTCGACGCCGGCATGACACACGTCGACACCGCCGAGATGTACGGCGCGGGCCGCGTCGAGGAGCTCGTCGGTGAGGCGATCGCCGGCCGGCGCGACGAGGTCTTCCTTGTCTCCAAGGTGTTGCCCGAGCATGCCTCGTTCGCCGGCGTGCTCGCCGCCTGCGAGGCGAGCCTCCGGCGGCTCGCGACCGACCGCCTCGACCTCTACCTCCTGCACTGGGCGAGCCGCCACCAGATCGAGCAGACGATCGCGGGCTTCGAGCGGCTGGTGCGCGACGGGAAGATCCGCCACTACGGCGTCAGCAACTTCGACACGGGCGAGCTCGAGCGGGCCCTGGCGCTCGCGGGGCCGGATCGCATCGCGTGCAACCAGGTCCTGTACCACCTCGAGGAACGCGCCATCGAGCACGCGGTCCTGCCGTGGTGCGAGCGCCACGGGATGGCCGTCGTCGCCTACAGCCCCTTCGGCTCGGGCCGTTTCCCGGGCGCGCGGAGCCCCGGCGGGCGGCTGCTCGCGGAGATCGCGCAGGCACGCGGCGCCACTCCCCGGCAGGTCGCGCTCGCCTTCCTCGTCCGCCGCGCCGGCGTGTCCACGATCCCGAAGGCCGCGCGCGTCGAGCACGCGCTCGAGAACGCCGCCGCCGGCGAGCTCACGCTCTCGGCCGAGGAGGAAGCCCGCCTCGATCGGGCGTTCCCCCGCGGGCGACCTGGACGCGGCGTCCCGGTCCTCTGA